One Streptomyces sp. L2 genomic window carries:
- a CDS encoding peptidylprolyl isomerase yields the protein MAEQLYATLKTNHGDIEVRLFPNHAPRTVKNFIELAQGDREWTHPATGEVSGARLYDGTLFHRVMSGFMIQGGDPLGTGIGGPGYEFEDEFHPDLSFNKPYLLAMANAGPHTNGSQFFITVSPTTWLNRKHTIFGEVTDAASQKVVDAIANVPTSRPNNRPLTDVVIETVVIEKRER from the coding sequence GTGGCCGAGCAGCTCTACGCCACCCTGAAGACCAACCACGGCGACATCGAGGTCCGGCTCTTCCCGAACCACGCGCCGAGGACGGTCAAGAACTTCATCGAGCTGGCGCAGGGCGACCGCGAGTGGACCCACCCGGCCACGGGCGAGGTGAGCGGCGCCAGGCTCTACGACGGCACGCTCTTCCACCGTGTCATGAGCGGCTTCATGATCCAGGGCGGCGACCCGCTCGGCACCGGCATCGGCGGACCCGGCTACGAGTTCGAGGACGAGTTCCACCCCGACCTGTCCTTCAACAAGCCCTACCTCCTGGCCATGGCCAACGCAGGCCCCCACACCAACGGCTCCCAGTTCTTCATCACGGTCTCCCCGACCACCTGGCTGAACCGCAAGCACACCATCTTCGGCGAGGTCACCGACGCGGCGAGCCAGAAGGTCGTGGACGCCATCGCCAACGTGCCGACCAGCCGCCCCAACAACCGGCCGCTGACCGATGTCGTCATCGAGACGGTCGTCATCGAGAAGCGTGAGCGCTGA
- a CDS encoding DUF5324 family protein, with amino-acid sequence MTRIDSVRAATGSAKDSVLHAAEVVAPYADTAKDRAAYYAQEARVRLAPVVSQAAEQARVQYDAHLAPRLELARTHVPPKMDQAAQEAAARTRKAAKQAAEYSRPRIEQAVAAAGPVADEATARGAAALAALRGQVSAQQIQKMARRNARRSRAGRAVKVLALVGVIAGGAVAAWKWWDKQANPDWLVEPPAPTEVPESSRLSSVDGSDTSVLDPEVQAKEDEEDAAHRDDQA; translated from the coding sequence GTGACCCGCATCGACAGCGTGCGCGCCGCGACCGGCTCGGCGAAGGACAGCGTGCTGCACGCCGCGGAAGTGGTGGCGCCCTACGCCGACACGGCCAAGGACCGTGCCGCGTATTACGCGCAGGAGGCACGCGTACGGCTCGCGCCCGTGGTGTCCCAAGCCGCTGAACAGGCCCGTGTGCAGTACGACGCCCATCTGGCCCCGCGCCTGGAGCTGGCCCGCACGCATGTGCCGCCGAAGATGGACCAGGCCGCACAGGAGGCGGCGGCCCGCACCCGCAAGGCCGCCAAGCAGGCCGCCGAGTACTCACGTCCCAGGATCGAGCAGGCCGTGGCCGCGGCCGGACCGGTCGCCGACGAGGCGACCGCGCGCGGCGCCGCCGCCCTGGCCGCGCTGCGCGGCCAGGTCTCGGCCCAGCAGATCCAGAAGATGGCACGCCGCAACGCGCGGCGGTCCCGGGCCGGGCGCGCCGTGAAGGTGCTCGCGCTGGTCGGCGTGATCGCCGGCGGTGCCGTGGCGGCCTGGAAGTGGTGGGACAAGCAGGCCAACCCCGACTGGCTGGTGGAGCCGCCGGCCCCGACGGAGGTGCCCGAGTCGAGCCGGCTGAGTTCGGTGGACGGCAGCGACACGTCCGTGCTGGACCCGGAGGTTCAGGCGAAGGAGGACGAGGAGGACGCAGCGCACCGCGACGACCAGGCGTGA
- a CDS encoding ATP-binding protein, whose product MFSDQSHEAPDIDLPELTVALEGDGTCIAEARHLAAGFLGRLHDEQGLPLPPQVLDATQLVVSELVTNARKYAPGPVMLDLHLIGDQVEVVVWDSDPALPVARPADPDRVGQHGLEIVLAVTQDFEAQREPVGKRVTARIALSDDRGDVSERCFT is encoded by the coding sequence GTGTTTTCGGATCAGAGCCACGAGGCACCCGATATCGATCTCCCGGAGCTGACGGTCGCGCTGGAGGGCGACGGTACGTGCATCGCCGAGGCCCGGCATCTGGCGGCCGGATTCCTTGGCCGTCTCCATGACGAGCAGGGTCTCCCCCTGCCGCCCCAGGTGCTGGACGCCACGCAGCTCGTGGTCAGCGAGCTCGTGACCAACGCCCGCAAGTACGCTCCCGGCCCCGTCATGCTCGACCTGCACCTCATCGGCGACCAGGTGGAGGTCGTGGTCTGGGACAGCGACCCCGCGCTGCCCGTCGCCCGGCCGGCCGACCCCGACCGGGTCGGACAGCACGGACTGGAGATCGTCCTGGCCGTCACCCAGGACTTCGAGGCCCAGCGGGAGCCCGTCGGCAAGCGCGTCACCGCGCGGATCGCGCTCAGTGACGACCGGGGCGACGTGAGCGAGCGGTGTTTCACGTAA
- a CDS encoding YihY/virulence factor BrkB family protein, producing MAKLHLPGRRDHHGADTDEDDTRPVPSPDEAGPGPEVERRAPDSPTKLPRGAWRAVLRGSLREFKDDELSDRAAALTYYGVLSLFPALLVLVSALGLTGRSTTDKLLDNLKQLAPGSARDILTQAVHQLQNNAGTGSIMAVVGIILAVWSASGYVAAFMRAANRVYDMPEGRPAWKILPVRLGLTVALMVLAVISALIVVFSGSLAHKAGTALGLGDTALTAWSIAKWPVLVLLVTCMIALLYWVGPNARVKGFRWITPGSFLALLIWMVASVGFAFYVANFASYNKTYGTMAGVIVFLVWLWISNLAILLGLEFDAETVRQRAISGGLPPDKEPYTEPRDTRAWDDEDVRRLEEP from the coding sequence ATGGCGAAGCTGCATCTCCCGGGCAGAAGAGATCATCACGGCGCCGACACGGACGAGGACGACACCCGTCCGGTCCCGTCCCCCGACGAGGCCGGTCCCGGCCCCGAGGTGGAGCGGCGGGCGCCGGACTCACCCACGAAACTCCCTCGGGGAGCCTGGCGGGCCGTGCTGCGCGGTTCGCTGCGCGAGTTCAAGGACGACGAGCTGAGCGACCGCGCCGCGGCACTGACCTACTACGGAGTGCTGTCGCTGTTCCCGGCCCTGCTGGTGCTGGTCTCCGCGCTGGGCCTCACGGGCAGGTCGACCACCGACAAACTGCTGGACAACCTCAAGCAGCTCGCTCCGGGCTCGGCCCGCGACATCCTCACCCAGGCGGTCCACCAACTGCAGAACAACGCCGGCACCGGCTCGATCATGGCCGTCGTGGGCATCATCCTGGCGGTGTGGTCGGCGTCCGGGTACGTGGCGGCGTTCATGCGAGCGGCGAACCGGGTGTACGACATGCCGGAGGGCCGGCCGGCCTGGAAGATCCTTCCGGTGCGGCTCGGACTGACCGTCGCCCTGATGGTGCTGGCCGTCATCAGCGCGCTGATCGTGGTCTTCAGCGGCAGTCTGGCCCACAAGGCCGGCACCGCCCTCGGACTGGGGGACACCGCGCTGACCGCCTGGTCGATCGCCAAGTGGCCCGTCCTGGTGCTGCTGGTCACCTGCATGATCGCGCTGCTGTACTGGGTCGGCCCGAACGCGCGGGTGAAGGGCTTCCGGTGGATCACCCCGGGCAGTTTCCTCGCCCTGCTGATCTGGATGGTGGCTTCCGTCGGTTTCGCGTTCTATGTCGCGAACTTCGCCTCGTACAACAAGACCTACGGCACCATGGCCGGCGTGATCGTCTTCCTGGTCTGGCTCTGGATCAGCAACCTGGCCATCCTGCTGGGCCTCGAATTCGACGCCGAGACGGTACGGCAGCGGGCGATCAGCGGCGGTCTGCCGCCGGACAAGGAGCCGTACACCGAGCCGCGCGACACCCGGGCGTGGGACGACGAGGACGTACGGCGCCTGGAGGAACCCTGA
- a CDS encoding tyrosine-type recombinase/integrase: MPRRATNNPRQLRSKSCGCKLCVEAYPPEEYGDRARRRDCVGSWQARYRDADGRQKAKNFPKAKDANAFLDKVRDSVRSGTYLDPKRGEISLAAWWEEWWPGHEPVRPTTRNRKLSLWTCHIEPKWGRRKLASIRTAEVQAWLRKDVKGHATQVKARELFRALMRDAMVDDRIAKNPIDAVAITASAPAKHPDELRPPTEEQYAQLREAIPIWYQPLVDFAHETGMRWGEIIGLRACYLDLEEGTADVRHILVDDRGTIVRQKMPKTVAGYRTVPLTTIAAQAAGLMLERLPASSEMTAVEDGLCPEELVFRGPMAGETRLLKGKKVVLDGVLRGNNFRRRVWIPAIKEVGLARLIKDPETGREEYWPRLHDYRHALASRLHARGVSEKDVQLMLGQERGGRVTWLYTHGSEGAADRVRAALEDGGEARHLRAVS; encoded by the coding sequence GTGCCTCGTAGGGCGACGAACAACCCCCGCCAGCTGCGCTCCAAGTCGTGCGGCTGCAAGCTGTGCGTCGAGGCCTACCCGCCCGAGGAGTACGGCGACCGCGCCCGCCGGCGGGACTGCGTCGGCTCCTGGCAGGCCCGCTACCGCGATGCTGACGGCAGGCAGAAGGCCAAGAACTTCCCCAAGGCCAAGGACGCCAACGCGTTCCTCGACAAGGTTCGTGACTCCGTCCGGTCCGGTACCTACCTGGACCCCAAGCGCGGCGAGATCAGCCTCGCGGCCTGGTGGGAAGAGTGGTGGCCCGGCCACGAGCCGGTGCGTCCCACCACCCGGAACCGGAAGCTGTCCCTGTGGACGTGCCACATCGAGCCCAAGTGGGGCCGCAGGAAGCTGGCGTCGATCCGGACCGCCGAGGTCCAGGCGTGGCTGCGCAAGGACGTCAAGGGCCACGCCACCCAGGTGAAGGCCAGGGAGCTGTTCCGGGCCCTGATGCGGGACGCGATGGTCGACGACCGGATCGCGAAGAACCCGATCGACGCCGTAGCCATCACCGCGTCCGCGCCGGCCAAGCACCCGGACGAACTGCGGCCGCCCACCGAGGAGCAGTACGCCCAGCTTCGGGAAGCCATCCCGATCTGGTACCAGCCGCTCGTCGACTTCGCGCACGAGACCGGGATGCGGTGGGGCGAGATCATCGGCCTCCGCGCCTGCTACCTCGATCTGGAGGAGGGCACCGCCGACGTACGGCACATCCTCGTCGACGACCGCGGCACCATCGTCCGGCAGAAAATGCCGAAGACCGTCGCGGGCTACCGCACCGTGCCGCTCACCACGATCGCTGCGCAGGCGGCCGGGCTGATGCTGGAGCGCCTGCCGGCCTCCAGCGAGATGACCGCCGTGGAGGACGGACTCTGCCCGGAGGAGCTGGTGTTCCGCGGGCCGATGGCCGGCGAGACACGGCTCCTGAAGGGAAAGAAGGTTGTCCTCGACGGGGTGCTGCGGGGCAACAACTTCCGGCGCCGGGTGTGGATCCCCGCGATCAAGGAAGTGGGATTGGCGCGGCTCATCAAGGACCCAGAGACGGGCCGCGAGGAGTACTGGCCGAGGCTGCACGACTACCGGCATGCGCTGGCGTCCCGTCTGCACGCCCGGGGTGTGAGTGAGAAGGACGTGCAGCTCATGCTGGGCCAGGAGCGCGGCGGCCGGGTGACGTGGCTGTACACGCACGGCAGCGAGGGTGCCGCTGACCGGGTGCGCGCGGCCCTCGAGGACGGCGGCGAGGCACGCCACCTGCGGGCCGTCTCATGA